The window GCACGGTCTACCAGCGCTGCGGCTTCGCCCAGGTCGGCACGTTCGCGACGGTCCTGTTCTAGGTCGGCAGCAGGACCGTGTCGATCAGGTAGATCGTGGCGTTCTTGGTCGGGATGTTTCCGCAGATCACGTGGGCATTCTGGACGCCGAGCCGGAGGCTCTCGCCGAAGCCGCGGACGCGCAGCTCACTGCCTTCCAGCGTCGTGAACGGGCCGTCCAAGTTCAGCTGCTTCGGGTTCAGCGGTTTCTCGATGACGTGGTAGGTCAGGATGTCGGTGAGCATCTGCCGGTTCGACAGCGCCAGCTTCAGCTGCCATCCCGGCACCTTGTCGAACGCCGCGTCGGTGGGCAGCAGCATGGTCAGCCCGGTGCGGTCGTCGAACGTGCGCAGCATGCCGGCCTTCTCCACGGCGTCGCGCAGCGTGGTGAGCTGGGGATGATGTTCGACGATCTCCCGGACCGGCCGCCCGCGCATGCCCGCCGGGGCAGCGGGGTCGGACGAGCCGTCCGGGAGCGCGTCGCAGCCGGCGCCGAACAGCGCCGTCGGATCGGTCGGCACCGAGGTTGACATCGCCTGGGTGGTGACCGGGGCTTCCTCGCCCTGTCCGGCGACGGCCCAGGTCACCCCCAGCCCGACCGCGACGACGAGGCCGAGGGTCACCAGGAGCCACCGCCGCCGGGGAAGCACTGATCGCAGTGACGGCACGATCTCTCCCTCCAGCTGGGATGGATGGGTGAGATGTGACGGTAGCTACTGGCGAGCCGTTCCGTGCCACTTTCCGATGGAATGGTTACCCGACGAGTTCGGCGATCGCGGCGTCGAGGACCTCGAGGTGGGCGTCGACGTCGTCCCGGGTGGTGGCCGGGCACACCAGCGCCATGTTGTGGAACGGGGTCAGCAGCACGCCCCGGTTCGCCGCGTAGACGTGCAGGTAGTCGTCCAGTTCGGGGTCGCCGGCGGCGTGCGACTCACCACCGTTGCGCGGCGCCGGATCGGCGAACCGGAACTCGGCCCTGGCGCCGAGCTGGGCCACCGACCAGGGAACCCCGTGCTTCTGGATCAGTGCGGCGGTGCCGTCGGCCAGGTGCGTCCCGAGCGCGGTCATGCCGGCGAACGCCTCGTCGGTGAGGACGTGCTCGAGCGTCGCCTTCGTGGCCGCGACCGAGAGCGCGTTGCCCGCGAGCGTCCCGCCGACCCCGCCCATGTCGATCAGGTCCAGGTCGTCCCGCGCCTCGACCCGTGCCGTCACCTCGTCGGACAGC is drawn from Cryptosporangium aurantiacum and contains these coding sequences:
- a CDS encoding fasciclin domain-containing protein produces the protein MPSLRSVLPRRRWLLVTLGLVVAVGLGVTWAVAGQGEEAPVTTQAMSTSVPTDPTALFGAGCDALPDGSSDPAAPAGMRGRPVREIVEHHPQLTTLRDAVEKAGMLRTFDDRTGLTMLLPTDAAFDKVPGWQLKLALSNRQMLTDILTYHVIEKPLNPKQLNLDGPFTTLEGSELRVRGFGESLRLGVQNAHVICGNIPTKNATIYLIDTVLLPT